A genomic region of Leptospira saintgironsiae contains the following coding sequences:
- a CDS encoding TIGR04452 family lipoprotein, with protein MRKILCMGMFSLLSFANCLAMDSLGLSESVKGSEARSQIKAAALTSDILFYGSADPANAAMITAIDLFLTDLYLKIDDSKYYKKADVDKCVKDVQVIGLLVMDPSQTVLTSKNCSDLKANGPII; from the coding sequence ATGAGAAAAATATTGTGTATGGGGATGTTCTCCCTTCTATCTTTCGCCAATTGTTTGGCAATGGACTCTCTTGGTTTATCTGAAAGCGTAAAGGGTTCCGAAGCCAGGTCTCAAATCAAAGCGGCGGCCTTGACTTCTGATATTCTATTTTATGGATCTGCGGATCCCGCTAATGCAGCAATGATTACTGCTATTGACTTATTTCTCACAGATTTATATTTAAAAATCGATGATAGTAAATATTATAAAAAAGCTGATGTGGACAAATGTGTAAAAGACGTTCAAGTCATTGGACTTTTAGTTATGGATCCAAGCCAAACTGTCCTTACTAGTAAAAATTGCAGCGATTTAAAAGCAAACGGTCCTATTATCTGA
- a CDS encoding nucleotidyltransferase family protein, with translation MIPVIDFFCIELKILPMKVETKQELMQRLSAVKPKLQADFGVLHIGFFGSFAKNNINPNSDVDILVEMKEPDFDSVVGLQIFLESIFERHVDLVRKRSQIKPSFLNRIQKDLINV, from the coding sequence TTGATTCCTGTTATTGACTTTTTCTGTATAGAATTGAAAATTTTACCTATGAAGGTTGAAACGAAACAGGAATTGATGCAGAGACTTTCTGCAGTAAAACCTAAGCTTCAGGCTGACTTTGGAGTTCTTCATATTGGTTTTTTCGGTTCTTTCGCAAAAAATAATATTAATCCAAATAGCGACGTTGATATCTTGGTAGAGATGAAGGAGCCTGATTTCGATTCTGTTGTAGGACTGCAGATTTTTTTAGAATCTATCTTTGAACGCCATGTTGATTTGGTTAGGAAAAGAAGCCAAATCAAACCTTCCTTTTTAAATCGAATTCAAAAAGACTTAATTAATGTCTGA